In Methanomicrobium antiquum, one DNA window encodes the following:
- a CDS encoding histidine kinase N-terminal 7TM domain-containing protein encodes MFHISTVYFLAGILGAVLVLLVLTKNTSKKVIPFIILIFVASYYSILYGIELTLQSPLLILSAIKFEYIGIALIPPLWLIFVITYIRRDKMLKLPVYAALFAIPVIVILVSQSPAMIPLLYQNVGFAFYKDLLLISITPGPIYLLNFSYFVVTFLAGILMLFDYSGHAHGIINRQIKIITLSGLVILFAFIFQVYWFGPAYNLDVTPLAFLFTLLMAFVALFHYRLFSLVPVAYDSVFKKLPTGLIITDNLGVVVQSNEIANEILKSGKNPVEGKILGEVCPEWDEFTTFIKGASEETSKDYEDEIIQKTDKKNRIFHIQRTNLQDRRGVTEGSIITLYDITTQKEAEITIKESEKRFRELFEQSPVAYVALDIDGRITDINPEFTHMTGYTEKDIINKYYNKFVPEKTYEQLKDQYYQYLDTGYIYLDLEIFSKDGKKLIVFLSSRIQKDISGKPVRIHAILHDITERKMTETALSQANKKLNLLSSITRHDILNQITVLKGYLELTDDYIKSSDNPDPVLVKYTQKEADSAENISQQIEFTADYQDIGVNMPIWQNVSQTFSDSLTGLNVKDKQISVKTGKLEIYADPLLKKVFYNLVENTLNYGEKVTKINLSAEIINDGLILKYTDDGSGVPKEEKENIFLRKYFRHSGLGLFLSREILSITEITIKETGVFGENAVFEIFVPKGKYKYE; translated from the coding sequence CCCCTTACTAATACTTTCTGCAATAAAATTTGAATACATAGGAATAGCACTAATTCCACCATTATGGTTGATATTTGTCATTACTTACATAAGGCGGGATAAAATGCTGAAATTGCCGGTTTACGCCGCGTTATTTGCAATTCCTGTAATTGTAATACTGGTTTCACAGTCGCCGGCGATGATTCCGCTCCTTTATCAGAATGTTGGTTTTGCATTTTATAAGGATCTTTTGCTGATATCAATAACCCCGGGTCCTATTTATCTTTTGAATTTTTCATACTTTGTGGTTACTTTCCTTGCCGGGATTCTGATGCTTTTTGACTATTCAGGTCATGCACATGGAATAATAAACAGGCAGATAAAAATTATAACATTAAGCGGCCTTGTTATACTATTTGCATTCATATTCCAGGTGTACTGGTTTGGACCGGCATACAATCTGGACGTTACCCCGCTTGCCTTTTTATTTACACTGCTTATGGCTTTTGTAGCCCTTTTTCATTACAGGCTGTTTTCTCTTGTTCCGGTTGCATACGATTCTGTGTTTAAAAAGCTCCCGACAGGTCTTATTATAACAGATAATTTAGGAGTTGTTGTTCAGTCAAATGAAATTGCTAACGAAATTCTAAAATCCGGGAAAAATCCAGTTGAAGGGAAAATTTTAGGCGAAGTATGTCCTGAATGGGATGAATTTACCACATTCATAAAAGGGGCCTCAGAAGAGACATCAAAAGATTATGAAGATGAAATAATCCAAAAAACAGACAAAAAAAACAGGATATTCCATATCCAAAGAACAAACCTTCAGGACAGACGTGGAGTTACTGAAGGCTCAATTATTACACTTTATGACATAACAACTCAAAAGGAAGCTGAGATTACAATTAAAGAGAGTGAAAAAAGATTCAGGGAACTTTTTGAACAGTCACCTGTAGCATATGTGGCGCTTGACATCGATGGGCGAATTACCGATATAAACCCGGAATTCACCCATATGACAGGATATACAGAGAAAGACATTATAAATAAATATTACAACAAATTTGTTCCCGAAAAAACATATGAACAATTAAAAGATCAATACTATCAATATCTGGATACCGGATATATCTATCTGGATTTGGAAATTTTTTCTAAAGATGGTAAAAAACTGATAGTTTTTCTTTCATCCCGAATCCAAAAGGACATAAGTGGAAAACCTGTCAGAATTCATGCAATTTTGCATGACATTACAGAGAGGAAAATGACAGAGACTGCACTTTCACAGGCAAATAAGAAGTTGAATCTTCTCTCAAGCATTACACGCCACGATATTCTAAACCAGATTACGGTATTAAAAGGGTATCTTGAGTTAACAGATGATTACATTAAATCCTCTGATAATCCGGACCCTGTTCTTGTTAAATACACACAAAAAGAAGCAGATTCAGCAGAAAACATATCACAGCAGATTGAATTCACTGCTGATTACCAGGATATAGGAGTCAACATGCCAATATGGCAAAATGTCAGCCAGACATTCAGCGACTCTCTTACAGGTTTAAACGTAAAAGATAAGCAGATATCTGTAAAAACAGGAAAATTGGAGATATATGCTGATCCCCTTCTTAAGAAGGTTTTTTACAACCTCGTTGAAAACACTTTAAATTACGGCGAAAAAGTTACTAAAATAAATTTGTCTGCTGAAATAATCAACGATGGATTGATTTTGAAATACACTGATGATGGCTCAGGTGTTCCTAAAGAGGAGAAGGAGAATATTTTCTTAAGGAAATACTTCAGGCATTCAGGACTGGGACTCTTTTTATCAAGAGAAATTCTGTCCATCACAGAAATAACTATTAAAGAAACAGGTGTTTTTGGAGAAAATGCAGTATTTGAGATATTTGTTCCAAAAGGCAAATACAAATATGAATAA
- a CDS encoding DUF5654 family protein, whose translation MGLSIQIIEKIAALMTAAFGLVAALAWNSAIQAFFKEIFGDTSSLIAMFTYAIIVTVIAVIAAIWIGKLAEKVKEEEKAEENTV comes from the coding sequence ATGGGATTAAGTATCCAGATAATTGAGAAGATTGCGGCACTTATGACAGCCGCTTTTGGACTTGTTGCCGCTCTTGCATGGAACAGCGCTATTCAGGCATTTTTTAAAGAGATTTTTGGAGACACAAGCAGTCTTATTGCAATGTTTACCTATGCAATAATTGTGACAGTAATTGCTGTTATCGCGGCAATATGGATTGGAAAGCTGGCTGAAAAAGTTAAAGAGGAAGAAAAAGCTGAAGAGAATACTGTTTAG
- a CDS encoding tetratricopeptide repeat protein yields the protein MKIQHLILALIVSSALCGFATAENETAISIENIADNKIALYNQATDLAYEGNYNDSLVMLDRALEIDPEFTLAYVSKAGILLVKGDISGALEASETATSLNPNQADAWVCKSSALISLGRYEEGIDSAKKALEIDKNYFEAWINLATAYEKLGDYKEQLKASEEALKIDPENILALASKEKAEKMLAINPQESPMTPFLAVFGISAVLIAIFKRREN from the coding sequence ATGAAAATACAACACCTGATACTTGCATTAATAGTTTCATCCGCACTTTGCGGCTTTGCAACGGCAGAAAATGAAACAGCTATCTCTATTGAGAATATTGCAGACAATAAAATTGCACTCTACAATCAGGCAACTGATCTTGCATATGAGGGGAATTACAATGATTCTCTCGTAATGCTTGACAGGGCATTGGAAATAGACCCTGAATTTACTCTTGCATATGTATCAAAAGCCGGAATATTGCTGGTTAAAGGAGACATTTCAGGAGCACTTGAGGCATCAGAGACTGCAACTTCACTCAATCCAAATCAGGCTGACGCATGGGTATGCAAATCAAGTGCTTTAATTTCGCTTGGAAGATATGAGGAGGGAATTGATTCTGCCAAAAAAGCGCTTGAGATTGATAAAAATTACTTTGAAGCCTGGATTAACCTTGCAACTGCATATGAAAAACTTGGTGACTATAAAGAACAATTAAAAGCCTCAGAAGAGGCATTAAAGATTGATCCGGAAAATATCCTGGCGCTTGCGAGTAAGGAAAAAGCAGAAAAGATGCTTGCCATAAATCCGCAGGAGTCTCCGATGACGCCATTTTTAGCCGTTTTTGGAATATCTGCGGTTTTAATAGCGATCTTTAAAAGAAGAGAAAATTAG
- a CDS encoding META domain-containing protein has protein sequence MKEKYILKDVDTNKKIDKKSVFKTSNALKFVFENKRDNKTDKIKKTDNRNTSKLIKCAGVFALVIVLIITAGCIESGSNNDNKNNETLISDEKFLEEDFMNKTALFDNYWILTSFYDSDLNKKVIAENVSVTISADEEMFYGNSGCNSFSMEYEINDDKIVPGLYTTTMMRALDDNVAYTESVFKKNLQNISVFKCNEDTLAFFDNKNMEILIFEKFSIKDYEWKLDSMFSNESLRKIPENISVTLLFDNDTAGGNSGCNRYFMSLTEVNDIKTFKEISFSGIGSTKMHCTKEGVMETESAYLGHLEDVKYYRITGDNLKFMDENNTCILSFLKITER, from the coding sequence ATGAAAGAAAAATATATCCTTAAGGATGTGGACACTAACAAAAAAATTGACAAAAAAAGTGTCTTTAAAACTTCAAATGCATTAAAATTTGTTTTCGAAAATAAAAGAGATAATAAAACAGATAAAATCAAAAAAACCGATAATCGCAATACTTCAAAATTAATAAAATGCGCAGGAGTTTTTGCTTTAGTTATCGTTTTAATAATAACTGCCGGATGTATTGAAAGCGGAAGTAATAATGATAACAAAAACAACGAAACTCTAATTTCTGATGAAAAATTCCTGGAAGAAGACTTTATGAATAAAACAGCACTTTTTGATAATTACTGGATTTTAACTTCATTTTATGATTCTGACTTGAACAAAAAAGTAATAGCCGAAAATGTATCTGTTACAATATCTGCAGATGAAGAGATGTTTTACGGAAATTCAGGATGCAACTCCTTCTCAATGGAATATGAAATTAATGATGATAAAATAGTTCCAGGTCTTTATACAACAACTATGATGAGGGCTCTTGATGATAATGTCGCATATACAGAGTCGGTTTTCAAAAAAAATCTACAGAATATTTCTGTCTTTAAATGCAATGAAGACACTCTTGCCTTCTTTGATAACAAAAATATGGAAATACTGATCTTTGAAAAATTCAGCATAAAAGATTACGAATGGAAACTTGATTCAATGTTCTCAAACGAATCTCTCAGAAAAATTCCAGAAAACATTTCTGTTACACTTTTGTTTGACAATGATACTGCAGGTGGAAATTCCGGATGCAACAGATACTTTATGAGTCTGACTGAAGTAAACGATATAAAAACCTTTAAAGAAATCAGTTTTTCAGGTATTGGTTCAACAAAGATGCACTGCACTAAAGAAGGTGTTATGGAAACAGAATCAGCGTATCTTGGTCATCTTGAAGATGTTAAATATTATAGAATTACAGGTGACAACTTAAAGTTTATGGACGAAAATAATACCTGCATCCTGTCATTTTTGAAAATAACAGAAAGATAA
- a CDS encoding thiamine pyrophosphate-dependent enzyme has product MAENTCELFDSGHRACGGCGPALAAKLITRAAGPKTIIATATGCMEVFSTPYPETAWKTPWIHSLFQNSAAVASGIEASLKRQGRDDEKVVVIAGDGATFDIGILCISGLFERGHDVTYICYDNEAYMNTGIQRSGATPYDADTTTSPAGKYSTGNKRPKKDIPAILVAHGSPYVATTSVSTPKDLMDKVKRAIATPGPCYIQVHTPCCTGWGFDGCKTMEIGKMALNSGLWVNYEIVDGVLEKSRKVKRVPVDDYLKAQKRFRHLFRPEVNTEEIAKIQAIADKNAEKYGIDIKPKK; this is encoded by the coding sequence ATGGCAGAAAATACCTGTGAACTTTTTGATTCCGGACATCGTGCATGTGGAGGATGCGGTCCTGCACTTGCCGCAAAGCTGATAACCCGTGCGGCAGGTCCCAAGACAATTATTGCAACAGCAACAGGATGTATGGAGGTTTTTTCAACACCGTATCCGGAGACAGCATGGAAGACACCATGGATACATTCGCTCTTCCAGAATTCTGCGGCGGTTGCATCAGGAATTGAGGCATCGCTTAAAAGACAGGGAAGAGATGATGAAAAAGTAGTGGTTATCGCCGGTGACGGTGCTACTTTTGATATCGGAATTTTATGCATAAGCGGTTTGTTTGAACGTGGTCATGATGTCACATATATCTGCTATGATAACGAGGCATACATGAACACCGGCATTCAGCGTTCAGGTGCAACACCATATGATGCAGATACTACAACAAGCCCGGCAGGAAAGTATTCAACCGGAAATAAAAGACCTAAAAAAGATATTCCTGCAATTCTTGTCGCACATGGAAGTCCGTATGTTGCAACAACCTCTGTTTCAACACCAAAGGATTTAATGGACAAGGTAAAACGTGCAATCGCAACTCCGGGACCCTGTTACATTCAGGTTCATACACCATGCTGTACAGGCTGGGGCTTTGACGGCTGTAAGACAATGGAGATTGGAAAGATGGCGCTGAACAGTGGTCTGTGGGTAAACTATGAGATTGTTGACGGCGTACTTGAAAAATCAAGGAAGGTAAAACGTGTTCCTGTCGATGATTACCTAAAAGCACAGAAAAGATTCCGCCATCTTTTCAGGCCTGAGGTAAACACAGAGGAGATTGCAAAGATTCAGGCAATCGCTGATAAGAACGCTGAAAAATATGGAATAGATATCAAACCAAAGAAATAA
- a CDS encoding DUF3821 domain-containing protein: MRITINNADVTLRNHCIANVLLSPIVILSKTDKIGCVIIMELKKKSKNVNKIKTKPKFARLFIPAILLILTILAISPANAAINQIYKGDTVFIGEQGLFLNSGVFYSSGGVTDTQLAYFKSGNPATDSPEYTLTPSPNSFYVSPADFRGREGTWYSYPNGSLNSHSAIYVQYPSLGLKLYAYRPGGESFDITYGKIVSGEALDFRIDSNLYPIFTRQGVTSSDKGVDVKVKTPDGATLTSLYDCSKNLVKITGIHPQTSSYFAPSGTLTCVWDTGNSAYNTGSYTIWAECNVNGMMDNLGEITGATITSPIGTVQKTETVEAGFTKTPTMTQTPSPTKTKTPEKTKTPTPVPSAKTPTPTIEKTAEPTAVQTEITEKTETATDTKKPGETAQLPQTPLGLLGVFSALIIISAIEILKRR, from the coding sequence ATGAGAATAACAATAAATAATGCAGATGTTACTTTGAGAAATCACTGTATTGCAAATGTATTATTATCACCAATAGTCATACTAAGTAAAACCGACAAAATCGGATGCGTGATAATTATGGAATTAAAAAAGAAATCTAAAAATGTTAATAAAATCAAAACCAAGCCAAAATTTGCCAGACTGTTCATTCCGGCAATTTTGCTAATCCTGACAATCCTTGCCATATCGCCTGCAAACGCGGCGATAAATCAAATTTATAAGGGAGATACGGTATTTATCGGAGAACAGGGTCTTTTTTTAAACAGCGGTGTATTCTACTCATCCGGAGGAGTGACTGACACACAGCTTGCATATTTCAAATCCGGCAATCCGGCAACAGATTCGCCAGAATATACATTAACGCCGTCTCCAAACAGCTTTTATGTCTCACCTGCTGATTTCAGGGGAAGAGAAGGCACCTGGTATTCATATCCAAACGGCTCACTAAACAGTCATTCGGCAATCTATGTCCAGTACCCAAGTCTTGGTCTTAAACTTTATGCGTACCGGCCCGGCGGGGAGAGTTTTGATATAACATATGGAAAAATCGTCTCAGGAGAAGCACTCGACTTCAGGATTGATTCAAACCTATATCCAATTTTTACAAGACAGGGTGTAACTTCGTCTGACAAAGGAGTTGATGTGAAAGTAAAAACACCTGATGGCGCAACTCTCACATCACTTTATGACTGCTCTAAAAATCTTGTGAAAATTACCGGAATTCACCCGCAAACATCATCTTACTTCGCACCGTCCGGAACTCTGACCTGTGTGTGGGATACTGGAAATTCAGCATACAACACCGGAAGTTACACAATATGGGCGGAGTGCAACGTAAACGGTATGATGGACAACTTAGGAGAAATTACAGGTGCAACAATTACAAGTCCGATAGGAACTGTTCAAAAGACAGAAACTGTAGAGGCAGGATTTACAAAAACACCAACCATGACACAGACACCTTCTCCTACAAAAACCAAGACTCCTGAAAAGACAAAGACTCCGACACCAGTTCCTTCTGCAAAAACTCCAACGCCAACAATAGAGAAAACAGCTGAGCCAACCGCTGTACAGACTGAAATTACTGAAAAGACTGAAACTGCAACAGATACTAAAAAGCCCGGAGAAACAGCACAACTTCCACAGACGCCGCTTGGACTTTTAGGAGTTTTTTCAGCCTTAATTATAATATCAGCAATTGAAATTTTAAAGAGAAGATAA